Genomic DNA from Streptomyces sp. PCS3-D2:
GGACCGCCACGACATCGTGCTCGCCGACACCGGCGCCGGGAAGATGTGGATGTCCCGGCTCTACCCGACCTACGAACCGAACACCTGCCTGGTCTCCAACGGACTGTCCACCATGGGATTCGCGCTGCCGGGCGCCATCGCCGCCCAACTGGCCCGGCCGGACCGACGCGTCCTGGCCATGATGGGCGACGGCTCCTTCCTGATGAACTCCCAGGAACTGGAGACCGCCGTCCGCGAACGCGTCCCCCTGGTCGTCCTGGTCCTCGTGGACGAGGAGTACGGCCTGATCACCTGGAAGATGGAACTGGAGCTCGGCCGCCACAGCCACACCCGGTTCACCAATCCGGACCTGGTCGCCTACGCCGAGAGCTTCGGCGCACGCGGCTACCGGGTCGAGTCCGCAGACCAACTGCTGCCCACGCTGCGCCGCGCCCTGGACGACGACGGCGTTTCCGTGATCGCCTGCCCCGTCGACTACTCCGAGAACCTGCGCCTGACCGACCGGCTCGGCACCCTCAGCGGCCCGTTCTGAGCTGCCGGGAAGGCAACCCCAGAGTCCTCCGAGCACATCGGCGGCCGGTTCGCGTTGCGGGCCCGGGCCCGGTCGCGGACGGCATCGGTGCGACGTCGGTTCAGGTCCCGAAGCTGACGGATGTCGCGCGGGGGGACCCGGGCGGGCCGGACCGGGCGGCGTCCGGCCGGGCGGGAGGTTGATCTAGTAGGGAGTGGCGCGGCGGATGCGGGCGAGTACCAGGACCGTGTCGTCGGTCGGCTCGGCGGGCAGCAGGCTCGCGATGATCCGGTCGGCGGCCTCCTCCAGCGGCCCGTTGACCGTGCGCAGCTGCTCCCGCAGGGCGTCCAGACCGGCCCCGATGTCCTGGCCCCGCGCTTCGATGAGGCCGTCGGTGTAGAGCGCGAGTACCGCGCCCTCCGGCAGGTCGATCGCCGACGAGCGGAAGGCGACGCCCCCCACCCCCAGCGGGATTCCCAGGCCCTCGCCGATGGTCTGGACGGTGCCGTCGGGGTGGCGCAGCAGTGGTGGTGGATGGCCCGCGTTCGCGATGCGGGCGCGGCCGGTGTGCGGGTCGTAGACCAGGTAGAGGCACGTGGCCAGCTGGATGCCGGAGTCCTGCGCGCACGCGTCGAGTTCGGCGAGCAGTGCCTCGGGTGTGCGGCTGTGGGCGGCCACCGCCTTGGCCGTGATGCGTAGTCGGCCCATCGACGCGGCGGCCGGAATCCCGTGCCCCATGACGTCCCCGACGACGAGTGCGACCTGGTCGCCGGGCAGGTTGATCACGTCGTACCAGTCGCCGCCGACCTCGGTGATCCTGCTGCCCGGGAGGTAGCGGTGGGCGACGCTCACGTGCGTGCCGGATGCCACGGCGCTGGGCAGCAGGGCGCGCTGGAGGGTCAGCGCGATGTCCTGGACCCGGGCGTACAGGCGGGCGTTGTCCAGGCACAGGGCGGCGCGCGAGGCCAGTTCGCCGGCGAGGGTCACGTCCTGTTCGGTGAAGGCCGGGCGGTCGACGGACCGGCCGAACATGGCGATGCCCTGGACCGTGCCCCGGGCGACGAGGGGGGCGAGGACGATGCCGCCCAGGCCGCTGTCGAGCAGCAGCCGGGCCCGGTCCCGGTGGGCGGCGGTGCGGGTCGCGAACGCCTCCTCGACCACGACCGACAGCGGGCGGCCGCTGCTCAGCATCTGGTGGATGCCCGAACCCGGCGGGTACGTCACCCGCTCCAGGCCGCCGACCAGCTCGGGGGCGGGCGGCGGCAGGACCGTGCCACCGGCGATCCGGCGGGTGGTCAGGGGCAGAGCCGGGTCGAATCGCTCGTCCTCGTACATCCACTCGACCATTTCCACGACGGCGCCGTCGCA
This window encodes:
- a CDS encoding SpoIIE family protein phosphatase; translated protein: MPSDRPGGEHADAPGPIRSEPGSLLEHVSVAVFGLDDQERVRYWGPGARHLFGYPAEEVLSRPASLLFPDPVPGRPGGAARLVERGRSLGYWRVRMPARHRDSGVFDCGFRVFPVTGTGDDSVVMGLASRGDELDRVKTNLVFLDALFETCPIGLVMLDDELRYVHLNQVLADMDGLPVGEHLGRRMTDIMITSDGGEYERSLRAVAEKGDPLVGALVGLRTPGRPDRDQVRSVSFFPLSGAGDTRTGLGGLLVDVTDRERALLEATAARQRLDLLDRASAQVGTTLDLEVTARELVDAVMPDFCDGAVVEMVEWMYEDERFDPALPLTTRRIAGGTVLPPPAPELVGGLERVTYPPGSGIHQMLSSGRPLSVVVEEAFATRTAAHRDRARLLLDSGLGGIVLAPLVARGTVQGIAMFGRSVDRPAFTEQDVTLAGELASRAALCLDNARLYARVQDIALTLQRALLPSAVASGTHVSVAHRYLPGSRITEVGGDWYDVINLPGDQVALVVGDVMGHGIPAAASMGRLRITAKAVAAHSRTPEALLAELDACAQDSGIQLATCLYLVYDPHTGRARIANAGHPPPLLRHPDGTVQTIGEGLGIPLGVGGVAFRSSAIDLPEGAVLALYTDGLIEARGQDIGAGLDALREQLRTVNGPLEEAADRIIASLLPAEPTDDTVLVLARIRRATPY